A window from Haloarchaeobius amylolyticus encodes these proteins:
- a CDS encoding DCC1-like thiol-disulfide oxidoreductase family protein encodes MSEPVFVYDDDCGFCTWWAERFAAHAAVRIVGFSELRPALRDRLPEDYEECSHLVTDERVYSCGEGIEEALLRTDPGRVGRPVVESLRGFGPYREFREWSYRRGADNRALWGKLVSKTPPARTADGEESREE; translated from the coding sequence ATGAGCGAGCCCGTGTTCGTCTACGACGACGACTGTGGGTTCTGTACCTGGTGGGCCGAGCGGTTCGCGGCACATGCAGCGGTCCGAATCGTCGGGTTCTCCGAGTTGCGCCCGGCCCTCCGCGACCGGCTCCCCGAAGACTACGAGGAGTGTTCGCACCTGGTGACCGACGAGAGGGTGTACTCCTGCGGCGAGGGGATCGAGGAGGCACTGCTCAGGACCGACCCGGGCAGGGTCGGCCGGCCCGTGGTCGAATCGCTCCGTGGATTCGGCCCCTACAGGGAGTTCCGCGAGTGGAGCTACCGTCGCGGTGCGGACAACCGCGCCCTCTGGGGAAAACTGGTGTCGAAGACGCCCCCGGCCAGGACGGCGGACGGCGAGGAATCCAGGGAGGAGTGA
- a CDS encoding lipase maturation factor family protein, with amino-acid sequence MLPSTADYWLVRFVFQRGLALLYLLAFLVAANQFRPLAGEDGLLPIDEYVEGVSFRERPSLFYVFPDDRTIGLAAWTGVGLALLALVAGPYWLPEPYAIPASMLLWAAMWGLYQSFVNAGRVFYGYGWESMLLETGFLAIFLGAGTSGPPVVVIWLLKWLLFRNMFGAGLIKIRGDDCWRDLTCLDHHYETQPMPNPLSWFAHHLPDRFHRVEVLGNHVVELAIPFLYFAPQPYATVGAVATVGFQAWLMLTGNFSWLNALTIVQAVAVFSDGMLLSILPVSTPATTSPPLLLSGVSVLVALVVLAMSIRPVANMLSPGQVMNTSFDPLHLVNTYGAFGSITKDRYQLVVEGTDAEDPGEDDWQAYEFKGQPGRPDERPPQWAPYHLRLDWQLWFAAMRPRPGRRQRWFGNFLEALLEDDADTLSLVQSNPFPDSAPEQVRVRRYRYRFTTPTERSETGRWWEREQVGTYVEPVSLDDLRRGGLGRRTLAR; translated from the coding sequence ATGCTGCCGTCGACGGCGGACTACTGGCTGGTCCGGTTCGTCTTCCAGCGCGGGTTGGCCCTGCTGTACCTGCTGGCCTTCCTCGTCGCGGCGAACCAGTTCCGCCCCCTCGCGGGCGAGGACGGGCTGCTCCCCATCGACGAGTACGTCGAGGGCGTGTCGTTCCGGGAACGCCCGAGCCTCTTCTACGTCTTCCCCGACGACCGGACCATCGGCCTCGCGGCCTGGACCGGCGTCGGCCTCGCGCTCCTCGCACTCGTCGCCGGCCCGTACTGGCTGCCCGAGCCGTACGCGATTCCGGCGTCGATGCTCCTCTGGGCGGCCATGTGGGGGCTCTACCAGTCGTTCGTCAACGCCGGCCGGGTCTTCTACGGGTACGGCTGGGAGTCGATGCTGCTGGAGACCGGCTTCCTGGCGATATTCCTCGGCGCGGGGACGAGTGGCCCACCGGTCGTCGTCATCTGGCTGCTCAAGTGGCTGCTCTTTCGCAACATGTTCGGGGCGGGGCTCATCAAGATCCGCGGCGACGACTGTTGGCGCGACCTCACCTGCCTCGACCACCACTACGAGACCCAGCCGATGCCCAACCCGCTGAGCTGGTTCGCACACCACCTGCCCGACCGGTTCCACCGGGTCGAGGTCCTCGGGAACCACGTCGTCGAACTCGCGATACCGTTCCTCTACTTCGCGCCCCAGCCCTACGCGACCGTCGGCGCCGTCGCGACCGTCGGCTTCCAGGCGTGGCTCATGCTGACCGGGAACTTCTCGTGGCTGAACGCGCTCACCATCGTCCAGGCGGTCGCGGTCTTCAGCGACGGGATGCTGCTGTCGATTCTGCCGGTCTCGACGCCCGCGACCACGTCGCCGCCACTGCTCCTGTCGGGGGTGTCCGTCCTCGTCGCGCTCGTCGTCCTCGCGATGAGCATCCGGCCGGTCGCGAACATGCTCTCGCCGGGGCAGGTGATGAACACCTCGTTCGACCCGCTCCACCTCGTCAACACCTACGGCGCCTTCGGCTCCATCACGAAGGACCGCTACCAGCTGGTCGTCGAGGGGACCGACGCCGAGGACCCCGGCGAAGACGACTGGCAGGCGTACGAGTTCAAGGGCCAGCCCGGGCGTCCCGACGAGCGACCGCCGCAGTGGGCGCCGTACCACCTCCGGCTGGACTGGCAGCTGTGGTTCGCCGCGATGCGACCCCGACCTGGCCGCCGGCAGCGATGGTTCGGCAACTTCCTCGAGGCGCTCCTGGAGGACGACGCGGACACGCTGTCACTCGTCCAGTCGAACCCCTTCCCCGACAGCGCGCCGGAACAGGTCCGGGTCCGCCGGTATCGCTACCGGTTCACCACGCCGACGGAACGGAGCGAGACCGGGCGATGGTGGGAACGAGAGCAGGTCGGGACCTACGTCGAGCCGGTCTCGCTCGACGACCTCCGGCGCGGTGGGCTCGGTCGGCGAACCCTCGCTCGCTGA
- a CDS encoding hemolysin family protein: MSSALTAVPEATLLQYTVPIVGIELAKTTVTGIGVLMILFLIMGSGFFSSSEIALFSLPAHQIDAMIEEGKRGARVVKSLKDDPHRLLVTILVGNNMVNITMSSISTTIVGFYFDAGAAVLISSFGITSMVLLFGESAPKSYAVENTESWARTVAPPLKIFGKVMWPLITMFYYLTGIVNRITGGNSSIESSYVTRDEIRNMIKSGEREGILNEEERQMLQRTLRFTDATAKEVMTPRLDMEAISKRATVEEAIEECIESGHARMPVYEGSLDNVVGVFDIRDLGGSNYSTSTELEVADVVKPTLHVPESKNVDELLSEMRENRMHMVIVVDEFGATGGLITMEDVLEEIVGEILTGDEDHPVEFVDDDTVLVDGSVNIEEVNEALGIVLPEGEEFETIAGFIFNRAGRLVEQGETFDYENVTLRAEQVENTRIQRVRVTVDHELDNPVGE, translated from the coding sequence ATGTCATCCGCGCTCACGGCAGTGCCTGAAGCCACCCTCCTGCAGTACACTGTACCGATCGTCGGTATCGAGCTGGCCAAGACGACGGTCACGGGCATCGGCGTGCTCATGATCCTGTTCCTCATCATGGGCTCCGGGTTCTTCTCGTCCTCGGAGATCGCGCTGTTCTCCCTGCCCGCCCACCAGATAGACGCGATGATCGAGGAGGGCAAGCGCGGCGCGCGCGTCGTCAAGTCGCTCAAGGACGACCCCCACCGCCTGCTCGTGACCATCCTCGTCGGGAACAACATGGTCAACATCACCATGTCGTCCATCTCGACGACCATCGTCGGCTTCTACTTCGACGCGGGCGCAGCCGTGCTCATCTCGTCGTTCGGCATCACGTCGATGGTCCTGCTGTTCGGAGAGAGCGCGCCGAAGAGCTACGCCGTCGAGAACACCGAATCCTGGGCCCGGACCGTCGCGCCCCCGCTGAAGATATTCGGGAAGGTGATGTGGCCGCTCATCACGATGTTCTACTACCTGACGGGCATCGTGAACCGCATCACCGGTGGGAACTCCTCCATCGAGTCGTCGTACGTCACCCGCGACGAGATCCGGAACATGATCAAGTCCGGCGAGCGCGAGGGCATCCTCAACGAGGAGGAGCGCCAGATGCTCCAGCGCACCCTCCGGTTCACCGACGCCACTGCCAAGGAAGTGATGACCCCCCGTCTCGACATGGAGGCCATCTCCAAGCGTGCGACCGTCGAGGAGGCCATCGAGGAGTGCATCGAGTCGGGCCACGCCCGGATGCCCGTCTACGAGGGGTCGCTGGACAACGTCGTCGGCGTCTTCGACATCCGTGACCTCGGAGGGTCCAACTACAGTACCTCCACGGAACTCGAGGTCGCGGACGTGGTCAAGCCGACCCTGCACGTCCCCGAGTCGAAGAACGTCGACGAACTCCTCTCGGAGATGCGCGAGAACCGGATGCACATGGTCATCGTCGTCGACGAGTTCGGCGCCACCGGGGGGCTCATCACGATGGAGGACGTGCTCGAGGAGATTGTGGGTGAGATCCTGACCGGGGACGAGGACCACCCGGTCGAGTTCGTCGACGACGACACCGTGCTGGTCGACGGGTCGGTCAACATCGAGGAGGTGAACGAGGCCCTCGGCATCGTCCTCCCGGAGGGCGAGGAGTTCGAGACCATCGCCGGGTTCATCTTCAACCGCGCGGGCCGTCTCGTCGAGCAGGGCGAGACGTTCGACTACGAGAACGTGACGCTGCGGGCAGAGCAGGTGGAGAACACCCGCATCCAGCGCGTCCGGGTGACCGTCGACCACGAGCTCGACAATCCGGTCGGGGAGTAG
- a CDS encoding UPF0175 family protein, with product MGRITGSYPDDLDLLIEGAVEAGVFGSKSDALREFVREYFEDHENERIAAAVALYERERITLGDAARLAAVDRWTMRDILREHRVELRLGLADEDDAAYEVEAAKELEFDDEDSDDEESRAK from the coding sequence ATGGGACGAATCACCGGCTCGTATCCAGACGACCTCGACCTCCTCATCGAAGGTGCTGTCGAGGCTGGAGTGTTTGGTAGCAAAAGCGATGCACTACGCGAGTTCGTCCGTGAATACTTCGAGGACCATGAGAACGAGCGCATCGCAGCTGCAGTTGCTCTCTACGAGCGCGAGCGAATCACGCTCGGCGATGCCGCGAGACTCGCTGCTGTCGACCGATGGACCATGCGTGACATCCTGCGGGAACACAGGGTCGAACTTCGCCTCGGACTCGCCGACGAAGACGACGCAGCCTACGAGGTAGAGGCAGCGAAAGAACTGGAATTCGATGATGAAGACTCGGATGACGAGGAGTCGCGTGCGAAATGA
- a CDS encoding MarR family transcriptional regulator encodes MSIDRDTFENTSEEELTDLSVPDQVLGFLAANEDRAFKAREIASQTAIEEGAVSTALSRLKDRGLVEHKAAYWAITNDTDRLEGYSGYERATALFNEQLGTEDKESWREHAPGEPHPSEENEQ; translated from the coding sequence ATGTCCATCGACCGGGATACCTTCGAGAACACGAGCGAGGAAGAACTCACGGACCTCTCCGTCCCTGACCAGGTTCTCGGGTTTCTCGCCGCTAACGAGGATCGAGCATTCAAAGCGCGTGAGATCGCCTCGCAGACTGCTATCGAAGAGGGGGCGGTCAGCACCGCACTCTCGCGACTGAAGGACCGCGGTCTCGTCGAGCACAAGGCGGCATACTGGGCAATAACCAACGATACCGACCGGCTCGAAGGATACAGTGGCTACGAACGAGCGACTGCCCTGTTCAACGAGCAACTCGGCACGGAGGACAAGGAGTCTTGGCGCGAGCATGCACCCGGCGAGCCGCATCCGAGTGAGGAGAACGAACAGTGA
- a CDS encoding type II toxin-antitoxin system PemK/MazF family toxin has protein sequence MTDDEANPIFERGDVVYGDDPFKGETDARPWLILSNHEGRPFHGEQYIALTLTSKSWMEGLIDIPEESWLRGGTPDESRIVPWGVQSIGHEDIDFWQGRLAAEIVDTATTALVDELR, from the coding sequence GTGACCGACGACGAAGCCAACCCAATTTTCGAGCGAGGCGATGTCGTCTACGGTGATGACCCGTTCAAAGGTGAGACGGACGCTCGGCCCTGGCTCATCCTCTCGAACCACGAGGGACGGCCGTTTCACGGGGAGCAGTACATCGCGCTGACCTTGACGTCGAAATCGTGGATGGAGGGACTCATCGATATTCCCGAGGAGAGTTGGCTTCGTGGGGGGACGCCAGACGAGAGTCGGATCGTCCCCTGGGGTGTGCAATCGATCGGCCACGAGGACATCGATTTCTGGCAGGGCCGTCTGGCGGCTGAGATCGTCGATACCGCGACTACTGCTCTCGTCGACGAACTGCGGTAG
- a CDS encoding tyrosine-type recombinase/integrase — MDHADSGATSEESGGEDPLAEPRRAYVETKSKGTPARPGRYAQNADSVLTEFTGWITVEYGVTELEDIETRHMRAYVRELKSKWRRDEFAASTCRTYFRTVRAWLAWCVKNGWIATNPAENDAAAEDLPRDSTKENDSRQVWSDQSRHDLLMWVRGRTESAYESPMCPPELRLRRTRDRALVTVLARTGVRGAEVFRDPGNSRRDGLTWERVDLAEGTIEVWGKSQDWEYVPFPESAHAPLRQWKRELRPTSEDWPVFPSLSGNSLSAAIRKSRNGTVPDHQVDRAVERQGYLLGYLDLAREHDCAPSAMSTTAARNTMQRLCEAAGVEEDGEYLKPHGGRRKLGDELYRENPALAQKALRHADITVTQESYSYIDQGEVGDEIDRIQADDES, encoded by the coding sequence ATGGACCACGCGGATTCGGGGGCTACGAGCGAGGAGTCGGGCGGCGAGGACCCGCTCGCAGAGCCACGACGGGCGTACGTCGAGACCAAGAGCAAGGGCACGCCAGCACGCCCGGGCCGGTACGCACAGAACGCCGATTCGGTCCTCACGGAGTTCACCGGCTGGATAACGGTCGAGTACGGCGTCACAGAACTCGAGGATATCGAGACACGACACATGCGCGCGTACGTGCGGGAACTCAAATCGAAGTGGCGCAGGGACGAGTTCGCCGCCTCGACCTGTCGCACCTACTTCCGGACGGTCCGGGCGTGGCTCGCGTGGTGCGTGAAGAACGGCTGGATCGCGACCAACCCGGCCGAGAACGACGCGGCCGCCGAGGACCTGCCCCGGGACTCGACGAAGGAGAACGACTCGCGGCAGGTGTGGAGCGACCAGAGCCGGCACGACCTCCTGATGTGGGTGCGTGGGCGGACCGAGAGCGCGTACGAGTCCCCGATGTGTCCACCGGAACTGCGCCTCCGGCGGACCCGGGACCGGGCACTCGTCACCGTCCTCGCCCGGACGGGGGTCCGCGGAGCCGAGGTCTTCCGCGACCCCGGGAACAGCCGGCGCGATGGACTGACGTGGGAACGCGTCGACCTCGCCGAGGGGACCATCGAGGTGTGGGGCAAGAGCCAGGACTGGGAGTACGTCCCCTTCCCCGAGAGCGCCCACGCACCCCTCAGACAGTGGAAACGTGAACTCCGGCCCACGAGCGAGGACTGGCCGGTGTTCCCGTCGCTCTCGGGTAACTCGCTCTCGGCGGCCATCCGGAAATCTCGGAACGGCACGGTCCCCGACCATCAGGTCGACCGGGCCGTCGAGCGCCAGGGCTACCTCCTCGGGTACCTCGACCTCGCGCGCGAGCACGACTGCGCTCCCTCGGCGATGAGTACCACCGCGGCCCGGAACACGATGCAACGACTCTGCGAGGCGGCCGGCGTCGAGGAGGACGGCGAGTACCTGAAGCCGCACGGCGGGCGGCGCAAGCTCGGCGACGAACTGTACCGCGAGAACCCGGCCCTCGCACAGAAGGCGCTCCGACACGCGGACATCACCGTCACACAGGAGTCGTACTCATACATCGACCAGGGGGAGGTCGGGGACGAGATAGACCGGATACAGGCCGACGACGAGTCCTAG
- a CDS encoding NAD-binding protein → MFTDSRNLRSIPRARVWTVVIPSVLALVTLVAGWVGTYRYLTISAQYGELSRPDRVVEAGLVAVGFFGLNSGPFPATLAESFPLVVVGRFSGALFVSYAAVLTLLTLFASRLRPVQIGFLYHLDRVRDADAPGHVVVCGLDSHGLDLATQLAAQGRRVVAVERKGDAAAIRQARDAGIWVFTGDATAADLLCGRAKAHLASEVFVVGEEDETNAAVVQTLAQAVDGGSGAAGGRPATDCYADVSATQVRHHLHERVEDVPGLYLYSYDEPTATARELLANRPVDRLEAATDGSRVHVVLVGWDDITKAILARLCHTLHVEPEVERAVTVVSRDPAAAEREFYAEYPGVDTGDWDDPTVRDYIDELFPSLSFLGLPASHERLLSDGAELPARFGPDDVLTVFVGGTGGLETGSLVSTLVPRLEEYEEEYEMDTTVHFFEDDQWEARTDELVDAKTSDRLTVRSFGPFDAGVSPDSVRGDRRDRLAKHIALFYHLRYDLPPGDDAEAWERDLIDEVGSLDGFSAVLDAWHDLDEGQRTRFARACWTDLAEHYRDANRFAADHVPLKRRVADRLVAGGRGEQALDDGLDHDDVVDAIARVEHERWCAEKVLSGWEPLRRDRWDEWQDPDRQARLRAQQYHRDLWPLDALADLPADEFEKDVSQVRFVLDALTTDSDTDD, encoded by the coding sequence ATGTTCACGGACTCACGGAACCTCCGGTCCATCCCGCGGGCCCGCGTCTGGACGGTCGTCATCCCGTCGGTGCTCGCCCTCGTCACCCTCGTCGCCGGGTGGGTGGGGACCTATAGATACCTCACCATCAGCGCCCAGTACGGCGAGCTGTCCCGACCGGACAGGGTGGTCGAGGCCGGCCTGGTCGCGGTCGGATTCTTCGGCCTCAACTCCGGGCCGTTCCCGGCCACGCTGGCGGAGTCGTTTCCACTGGTGGTCGTCGGCCGGTTCAGCGGTGCCCTGTTCGTCTCCTACGCCGCGGTCCTGACGCTCCTGACGCTATTCGCCTCGCGGCTGCGCCCCGTGCAGATCGGATTCCTGTACCACCTCGACCGGGTACGCGACGCCGACGCCCCGGGTCACGTGGTCGTCTGTGGCCTCGACAGCCACGGACTGGACCTCGCGACCCAGCTGGCAGCACAGGGGCGTCGGGTCGTCGCGGTCGAGCGAAAGGGTGACGCCGCGGCCATCAGGCAGGCCCGCGACGCGGGTATCTGGGTGTTCACCGGCGACGCGACTGCCGCAGATCTCCTCTGCGGGCGCGCGAAGGCACACCTCGCCAGCGAGGTCTTCGTGGTCGGGGAGGAGGACGAGACGAACGCGGCCGTGGTCCAGACCCTGGCGCAGGCAGTCGACGGCGGGTCGGGCGCCGCTGGCGGCCGACCAGCTACCGACTGCTACGCCGACGTATCGGCCACGCAGGTCCGTCACCATCTCCACGAGCGCGTCGAGGACGTGCCGGGCCTGTACCTGTACTCCTACGACGAACCGACCGCGACCGCCCGCGAACTGCTGGCGAACCGACCGGTCGACAGGCTCGAAGCGGCCACCGACGGCAGTCGCGTCCACGTGGTGCTGGTCGGCTGGGACGACATCACGAAAGCCATCCTCGCCAGGCTATGCCACACCCTCCACGTCGAGCCGGAGGTCGAACGCGCCGTGACGGTCGTCAGCCGGGACCCGGCGGCCGCCGAGCGCGAGTTCTACGCCGAGTACCCCGGCGTCGACACCGGCGACTGGGACGACCCGACGGTGCGCGACTACATCGACGAACTGTTCCCATCGCTCTCGTTCCTCGGACTCCCGGCCAGTCACGAACGACTCCTCTCCGACGGGGCCGAACTCCCGGCGCGGTTCGGGCCCGACGACGTCCTGACGGTCTTCGTCGGCGGCACCGGCGGTCTGGAGACCGGTTCGCTCGTCTCGACGCTCGTCCCCCGGCTCGAGGAGTACGAGGAAGAATACGAGATGGACACGACCGTCCACTTCTTCGAGGACGACCAGTGGGAAGCCCGGACCGACGAGCTGGTCGACGCGAAGACCTCGGACCGGCTCACCGTCCGGTCCTTCGGCCCGTTCGACGCCGGCGTGAGCCCGGATTCGGTCCGTGGCGACCGGCGCGACCGCCTCGCGAAGCACATCGCCCTGTTCTACCACCTCCGGTACGACCTGCCGCCGGGAGACGACGCCGAAGCGTGGGAACGCGACCTCATCGATGAGGTCGGCTCCCTCGACGGGTTCTCGGCCGTGCTCGACGCGTGGCACGACCTCGACGAAGGGCAGCGCACACGGTTCGCCAGGGCGTGCTGGACCGACCTCGCCGAGCACTACCGCGATGCCAACCGGTTCGCCGCGGACCACGTCCCACTCAAGCGCCGGGTCGCCGACAGGCTCGTGGCTGGTGGCAGGGGAGAGCAAGCGCTCGACGACGGCCTGGACCACGACGACGTGGTCGATGCCATCGCCCGCGTGGAGCACGAACGGTGGTGTGCAGAGAAGGTGCTCTCCGGGTGGGAGCCACTCCGGCGCGACCGATGGGACGAGTGGCAGGACCCCGACCGACAGGCCCGCCTGCGGGCACAGCAGTACCACCGCGACCTGTGGCCGCTCGACGCCCTCGCCGACCTGCCGGCGGACGAGTTCGAGAAGGACGTCTCGCAGGTCCGATTCGTCCTCGACGCACTGACGACCGACAGCGACACCGACGATTGA
- a CDS encoding methyltransferase domain-containing protein — translation MPTKATVYRALIASPADVQEERNATREVIMQWNAAHSRQQGVYIEPVLYETHVAKDLGDSPQDIIGRQLYDHCDLVIGVFWSRIGTATENAEGGAVEEVETLAFDEGKPGIVGFSQRDIPRDQLDVEQIQKLERFQEKCRNEGLFFTYQTTEEFKNQLSQELANTMNHLLEQETEGSFTKKSKQDAEASEYDPEVDHGRLQLSSDTHKQQDLDALDDVLAHFEDSDIEPPYRVLDAGCGYGTVTQDRFGHDDRFDVLAIDRVPNVLSIARGEYDAPNIEYRQLDVNDLESADIGTFDLVVATYLFHHLENQEPVLSMLWERVREDGALFVRSCEDGQHIHYPPDEDMDWLVEVTDDIKGSSDRTHGRRLYTHLKRLRPEPDEIQLDLRNYHTAGKDRDEREQYWDVFHSNRLHYAEVLAKRPDATAQDEELYETMRKRFDRLEQKFTDNDAFLDAKSVPLTVAYR, via the coding sequence ATGCCAACCAAAGCTACCGTCTACCGGGCACTCATCGCCTCACCAGCCGACGTACAGGAGGAACGCAACGCGACCAGGGAGGTTATCATGCAGTGGAACGCCGCGCACTCGCGCCAGCAGGGCGTCTACATCGAGCCGGTGCTCTACGAGACCCACGTCGCGAAGGACCTCGGCGACTCGCCCCAGGACATCATCGGCCGACAGCTGTACGACCACTGCGACCTCGTCATCGGCGTCTTCTGGAGCCGCATCGGGACCGCGACCGAGAACGCCGAGGGCGGGGCCGTCGAGGAGGTCGAAACGTTAGCCTTCGACGAGGGCAAGCCCGGCATCGTCGGCTTCTCCCAGCGCGACATCCCCCGGGACCAGCTCGACGTCGAGCAGATACAGAAGCTCGAGCGCTTCCAAGAGAAGTGCCGGAACGAGGGGCTGTTCTTCACGTACCAGACGACGGAGGAGTTCAAGAACCAGTTGAGCCAGGAGCTGGCGAACACGATGAACCACCTCCTGGAACAGGAGACCGAGGGGAGCTTCACGAAGAAGTCGAAGCAGGACGCCGAGGCCAGCGAGTACGACCCCGAGGTCGACCACGGACGCCTTCAGCTCTCCTCGGACACCCACAAACAGCAGGACCTCGACGCCCTCGACGACGTGCTGGCGCACTTCGAGGACTCAGACATCGAACCCCCGTATCGGGTGCTCGACGCTGGCTGTGGCTACGGGACGGTCACGCAGGACCGCTTCGGCCACGACGACCGATTCGACGTGCTCGCCATCGACAGGGTCCCGAACGTGCTGAGCATCGCCCGCGGCGAGTACGACGCCCCGAACATCGAGTACCGCCAGCTGGACGTCAACGACCTCGAATCCGCCGACATCGGGACCTTCGACCTCGTGGTCGCGACCTACCTCTTCCACCACCTCGAGAACCAGGAACCCGTGCTCTCGATGCTGTGGGAGCGCGTCCGCGAGGACGGTGCCCTCTTCGTCCGGAGCTGCGAGGACGGCCAGCACATCCACTACCCGCCCGACGAGGACATGGACTGGCTGGTCGAGGTGACCGACGATATCAAGGGCAGCAGCGACCGGACCCACGGCCGCCGGCTCTACACACACCTGAAGCGCCTCCGACCCGAGCCCGACGAGATCCAGCTCGACCTCCGGAACTACCACACCGCGGGCAAGGACCGGGACGAACGCGAGCAGTACTGGGACGTGTTCCACTCCAACCGGCTTCACTACGCGGAGGTGCTGGCGAAGCGGCCGGACGCGACCGCACAGGACGAGGAACTCTACGAGACGATGCGCAAGCGCTTCGACCGCCTCGAACAGAAGTTCACCGACAACGATGCCTTCCTCGATGCGAAGAGCGTCCCGCTGACGGTCGCCTACAGGTGA
- a CDS encoding toll/interleukin-1 receptor domain-containing protein — protein MDRDVFLSHSSEDADVATDICQGLEARGIDVWMAPRDIPGGKEWTAAILDGIDSCEGIVFLSSEHAYDSAQTKREIQHASDDKPIIPVRLDDTSAPAHFRFYLSHIQWIEAGQSPDEEVYEELADAVVEACADVTRSLPEDSAADDDSSGEDDETEAGSEEEDPSPDIDPAELRELVEILDAEQAHIADEVANAMERQLGETPIDLRSRSREFVADLRAELEAIDVEDGSGGDGLLTQSTTDAETLDGYVVTFSVDGDAVKTMSGQNQSEAMRQATDYLIRKHGLVEAVDEIPWVPGNKKAILNNSTEWEHAVTQYYELESGYYLDTKLSKRGKQRELERMADRCDLSVSFTGEW, from the coding sequence ATGGACAGGGACGTCTTCCTGAGCCACTCGTCGGAGGACGCCGACGTGGCGACGGACATCTGCCAGGGGCTGGAAGCGAGGGGTATCGACGTGTGGATGGCGCCGCGCGACATCCCGGGTGGGAAGGAATGGACGGCCGCGATACTGGACGGCATCGATTCGTGCGAGGGCATCGTGTTCCTCTCGAGCGAACACGCCTACGACTCGGCACAGACGAAGCGAGAGATACAGCACGCGTCCGACGACAAACCCATCATCCCGGTCCGACTGGACGACACCAGCGCGCCGGCGCACTTCCGGTTCTACCTGTCGCACATCCAGTGGATCGAGGCCGGTCAGTCGCCGGACGAGGAGGTGTACGAGGAACTCGCGGACGCCGTGGTCGAAGCATGTGCTGATGTGACACGAAGCCTGCCCGAGGACTCGGCAGCCGACGACGACAGCAGCGGCGAAGATGACGAGACGGAAGCCGGCAGCGAGGAAGAGGATCCGAGTCCCGACATCGACCCTGCGGAACTGCGGGAACTCGTCGAGATCCTCGACGCAGAGCAGGCACACATCGCCGACGAGGTCGCGAACGCGATGGAGCGACAGCTCGGTGAGACACCGATAGACCTCCGGTCGCGGAGCCGCGAGTTCGTGGCGGACCTGCGTGCGGAACTGGAAGCCATCGACGTGGAGGACGGGTCTGGCGGAGACGGTCTCCTCACGCAATCCACGACCGACGCGGAGACACTCGACGGCTACGTCGTCACGTTCTCCGTCGACGGAGACGCGGTGAAGACGATGAGTGGCCAGAACCAGAGCGAGGCGATGCGGCAGGCGACCGACTACCTCATCCGGAAGCATGGGCTGGTCGAGGCGGTCGATGAGATCCCGTGGGTGCCCGGCAACAAGAAGGCGATACTGAACAACTCCACCGAGTGGGAGCACGCCGTCACCCAGTACTACGAACTCGAGTCCGGCTACTACCTGGACACGAAGCTCAGCAAGCGCGGGAAGCAACGCGAGTTGGAGCGCATGGCTGACCGCTGTGACCTGTCCGTCTCGTTCACCGGCGAGTGGTGA